The DNA region tggggggggggggctgtgtgtTAAGCTAAAACCTGCTAGAATAACAACACAAGATTACAGAGCTGCTCAGGTGCGTCGTATACCTCAAATTCAGGTCCTTTAGAGCAAATCTCCCATCAGATGAGTCAAAACAATCACAGAGCTGCCTGCAGCAGATACATACaggagtgtgtatatatatatatatatatatatatatatatatatatatatatatatatatatatatatatatatatatatatatatatatatatatatatatatatatatatatatatatatatatatatatatacacacacacacacacacttgtatacacaatagatatactgtattatatcaTGAGGAAACAAGGCTTTGGTTTGAATTTTCCTTTTCCTAGTAAACTTCACATTTGAGAGGAAACTCTAAACTATGCCAGGCATTGCAGTTCTTATGCTACAGATGTTGACCTTTATGTTTCTGATGGTAACTGTAGACGTTATTTGTAATAGTGATGCGGAGCAGCAGGTTCATGAATCCTGCAGCAGGATGCAGTTTTAACCGTATTCACATATTAATTAAGAAACAGACGGGGCTTGTTGTGCAAGATGATCTTTCAATCATTGAGTAACCACTCGCTATATTTAtcagttttcctttgttttttattacctCATTATTCAAGTCAAACTCAGGCTCCAGTGCAGATGATGTGAAGAACTGAACAGTGTAAGAGTCACATGCATGTATTGCTCTTGTTTTACTAAGGTAACTTTCTTGCTCTTCAGAGCTCAGGTGAGACAGGTGGTCAGAAGGTGAGACAGGTGGTCAGAAGGTGGAGACCGGTCCCACATGATTCGTGACAAAACGATGAATCAGCCATCGTACTGAATAAAAGTCCATATGTGCTCCCGGAGCTCGGAGGCTCAGCCAGTGTCCGCCGCCTCGTTGTATATTGACCACAGGCTGATGCGCTGATCCTTTGATCCAGCAGCCAGCAGTCTTTGTCTGGGGTCCTGGTGGTCAGAGAAAGCCACGCTTAGCACCAAGTCAGTGTGGTACTGAAGCACTGCCAGTGGTCGCAGCTTCTTCCACCCGAATATCCGCACACGATGGTCCCAGCCCGCAGACGCCAGAAGCTTACCGTCCCCCCTGATACACAGCTGGGAAACGCCAGGGTTGAGCAGCGTCACACAGTCCTGGAGctgtaaaaaaggaaaaggatcCCAGCAGGTTAGAACCATGTATCAAGCATGTCTGCAGACACACCTTGGTAGTTGTGGTCAGAGAAACCTAAAACCAAATCAACTGATTGTTCATGCAAATAAGGAGACAAAAATAATCAGACAAACTAATTAGGTCAGTAAGACGATTAATCACACTGCTGTCGAGGAAACTGAGGCCAACACAAACACCGACAGGGAGAGACTATCAGCTGATCTGATGACTGAGCTCCAAGTGTGAGGCTGGATGTCTGTTGAACCTGGCTGGAGACTCCTGGGACTCAATCATCGGCCATAAAACATTACGGCACGAGGGCAGCGAGCAGATCTCTCTGCGTCCCACTATTTGGTTTGGAGTTAGGGAGGCCTATTCTGGAAGCGGGGCTTGAGTTACCTTTGTCACAGTttgcaagaaagagagagagagaccaaatCGCTGAAATGCTTGTTTGCAGAGGCCATGTTGCTTTAAACGCCTCTGATGAATTACACCCACACTGAAAGGTCTGGTCAGCGGAGAAGAGACCCGATAAATACACTGTTGTAACGTCTGCCTGCTAAAGATTAGCCACAGCTCCTCTCCCTGTGATCTACAGTGTCCAAGAACTGTATCAATCTCTCTAAAGGGGTAACATTCTGACATATTATAATGAATGGAGGCCAAGATCACCATCTAAAGGGCCTGCTGTGGTGGGCATTCCTGGGGAGCGAACGTGCTCTTCCTGCGGGCTAGGGATCTCTGATGGACCTGGAGGTGGGACACAAACATCTGGATATGGGAGCTGAAATCAAAGTGGACAGCGTATAATTGACTTCATAAGCTGTGTCTAGGGAGACTAATGGCCTTGGATGGGAGGAGATGGTGGAGGATTTATCTGCATGCTCCTGTTCCTGGAAGATATAAGCCAGGTACTCATAGCCCAAGTGGATAAAGTGGAATgcaagggagagagaaagcagggaGGAATGTCACTGATCAAAACAGGGCACGAAAGCTAAGGTCAGAACAGGCAGTGaggggatttcttttttcttttgtttagcaAACCATCATCGGTGGTACCACTAGTGTGACTGTGGCTGGTTAGTCCAAACAAGCCAgatacactgagacaaagaaaCCCGGGGGGTGAAAGATCGTTTTGAGCTTTGTTATTACCTCAAGGAGTTGGTATGACCCTACCTCTCTCCATCTGGTTTGCATTAGCGGCCTGATAATGATGGGTTtaagtgtctgtttttgtttgttttgcttcctATAGTTTGTGTCAGGAGAAGGCATTTGTTTCATTAAAGGGTCACTTGTAGGCAGTAAATGGCTAATGATGCAGTAATGGTCATTCAGCAGAGCTGGCTGGtgaattgtttttactttacgcCCTGAGAAAGTGGAAAGTGGTGAGAAAATGTTGTCCTGAGCTGTAAtctaaaatgaatgaatgcttGTGTGCAGCTGTGCTGGTTCCTAAACTGTGATCAGTGTTCTGTGATGCTTTACAGTAatagtgctgaaacaattagttcattaattgattagttAAAAGTAATCACCAAGTCAATCATCAAATAGAAATGACAAACGTGCCTGGTTCTGCTGCTTTATTCCGTTGTGTATGATTGTAAATGGAATAtcttttggactgttggtttgacaaaaatacatttgaaggcATCATCTAGAAAATTGCTATTTCTTGTCTGTAGGCGAGACAAAACAAGTGGTTTGAAGTAatcaccttgggctctggggAAATATGATGAATATATAGACTACATGACGATTAATATCGATAAATGGATAACAAAAATGACAATTAGTTGCAGGCCATGAATATGTTATTGCTCGATGTTAGGATAGAAGCAGCATTGTTGTTCTTGCTATCAGGCCACACCACTGCTGAATGAACACCAAGAACATGTCTCTCTGAAACCCATTGGCTCCAACCGGGGAGTCTTCGCTCATTTTATTTGACACCCCATTTTTCTTCCCCTCGCTTCCTTAATATCTCAGACAGAAATCCGTCTTTGGACTTCAtagttgtttctgtttgaaCACTCCTTCCTGGCCTGTgttacagcacacacacagacacacacacacaccaggcttGCTGTCTAAACGCCAGTTTTCTCAGCTGTCAGGAGGCTACCAGCTCTGCTCCGCAGCTGGGCCCACAAGACTTTTTGTGGGCAACAGACCCAACATAAACTCACACTTCGAGATCCTCTTCTGTAGCATCTCACCGACAGAGGAGACGTTCAAAAGGAGCGTCCACTTGGCAGATCTCATTCAAGCCTTGCTCCACTTTTCTCCCCGTCTTTCCCCTCAGTCTTGGCACGGATCTTGGCGTTCACGCTCATCTACTGAAACGTCCCAtcatcactcactcactcgAGCCTAGCGGCTGGGAGGCTTTTCGCAGGTATTTCTGACACACCCTGTCCCTGACTCACACTCAGCAGCGGGGAGATTACAGCCTTTTGTCACCTTGCCTGTCAGAGCTTGGCTCTGGCTGACAGGAGATGGATGTGTCAAACAGGCGAGCAGTCCCAttcagaaaagagagaaaaggaggagggggtgggggtggggctCAAGAAAGAAAGCCACACTTTTTATGACAGCAGGTCATGCATACATCAGTCCAATAGCTGACTGAGGTCAAACCTGATAGGACCTGAATTATAAGTCAGGTCACATTGGATTCACAGATGACACCATGAGTGAGAGTGCAGACAGTGGGATATTTTACATTGTAGTAAAGATGAGGGGCAGCAGTTCCACCTGTAGAGAACTGTCATCAGTCGTGCTGTCAGCCATGCTTGATTTACACTGCTTATCTTCCTCTGTCTATACCTGCTTTCTGCGacctctgtctttttctttctcctggaGGGACACGTCACTGCACTTGTCAATACATTTGAGTGGCCACCTAAATATATGTCCATCTGATTTAACAGCTTGTAATCCCCAACACCCATGCCCTCATAATCTCACCTGACACATTCCAAAAAATGTAACGctagaaggagaggagaaaaaagactGAAGATGATGCCTCATTACTATGAAACGATATCAGGTGAGCCAGGTCAAACAGCAGATAAAGGCCTCTGGGAGCCATGTGTAATACATTAACCTTCATTCCTGAGGCTATCCGTCTTTAGCTGGGCTTGATAAGCTCACTTCACAGCCCCTCAGCTTCACTAAATCATAAATGCACTGTGTTGTGTCACATTCAGTTTCccctccatttaaaaaaaaaaagcatccatCTTCCTTGCCAGCCAATTCCACTAGATTCAATGGTATTGCAGGGGTAATTTGTGGGAAGTGGGATGCTGTTGCACTTATAGCCTCCTCAGCCTTTATTGCAATCTCCCACTGTGAACTACTGTTCCCTTTACTgcagatgtgttttttgtttggttAAGGGGCCTCCAAGgttttgatatttttattaCCTCTCACGGGTCGTCCGTCAGGACCCGGGTCCGCCACCCGGCAGGTCCTCCCGCCCCCTTACTGCTGCCACACAAAAATACTTTTGTGGGAAGAACTGAGGATAGCTGTCTGGACGTCACACTGAGCTGCACTACAGGATAATTTAAAAGCCCCTGTTGGATCTTTTCCCTCTCCTTGTGCTTTTTTCCTGTCATCCTCATCCTGGATTACATGCTGAATCAATATTTTGTTGCTTGAgcaaaataaaccaaataacCACTCTCCTCCTGTTTTTGGTATATTGAATCAAATCCTTCGTAGTGTTTTTCTAGACGCATTTTCAAGGTATAAAAAATGTGGCTTTGCAAATATTTCTAATTCAAGCATTCATTTGTAAAAAGACTTGGAAAGAATAATACCCCTTCACTGTGCAGGCGTGTACTATATCAGCCTCAGGTTCCCTTCTGCTCTGATTCATGGGGGTTGGCTGCAAAATGGGAGCATTCCCTTTTGCTCATGAAATCAAGAGAAAATATAGCTTCAAATGAGGCGTTAAGTGTCCGAAGTGTTGGctgttatgtaaaataaataatggtaCAAAGCTCTCTCTTTTTTGTGTGGCAGAAGATGCTTTAGTATGGGCTTCAGTGTAtagtgtatttctgtgtgtgtgtgagaacctGTGTCCTGTGTATTCAAGGTATGTATACATCTGAATAGTATCCCAGTCCAGAGGAAGTCTGAATCAACTGTTTCTTTAGCTGGGTTAAATGATTTTCAGATTTTCCTATTCCGACCTCCTTGCCTATCaatctcttctttcctctttctctatttctgcagcaaaaagcactttcttccaatCTAAATTGAAATTATCCTTCTCCAGACCCGAAAGACTCTTCACTATCTTCTCCACCTCGATCCTCCTCgatcccccacctccttcttcccttctactaagccacctccctctctccaaaTGAGGTTCTAACCCTTGTTACCTGTTCCTactcctgccctctggaccccatcccctctcaccttctccagtctatcgCTCCtgaccttcttctttttctcacccatctcatcaacacctccttaacaactggttgctttccaaACAATCTTAAAGAGGCAATAGTGATCCCTGTCCTAAAGAAACCCTCAATCAACccttctgaagtgaacaactaaCGACCTGTTCTATTTCTTTGACTTCTTTTCAAAgcacttgagcgtgcagtctttaatcaactcttgtcttaccttcaccagaacaacttTCTTGATCCGCTCCAATCTGGTtccaaggcaggccactcaactgagactgccctcctcgctttcactgaggaacttcacgctgctagatcatcctccctctcctctgttgtcatccatcaggacctttctgctgcgtttgacacagtgaaccaccagatcctcctcaacaccctccaagaactgggagtctcaggctctgctctctccctgctcgaatcCCACCTAATGGACCGCAcatacagggtaacttggagaggggctctgtcggacccttgtcaactcaccactggggatcctcagggctccgtcctgggtcccctgCTCTTTTCTCTTTACACCAATGATTCTGTCTTTTACCAGGTCCGAAACCCAGATGGAAGCACAAATCTCTGCTTGTCTCGCTGACATCTCTCGGATGTCCGCACACCACTGAAACTCAACTTCCACAAGACTGAAATTTTTTCGTTCCAGGGAAGGgttctcccatccaagaccttactatctgtccttcagtgccagcaTCGCTACAagaacccgctcctgcagacacactctttacaacatcaggaggatacgtctcctactgactcagaaggcaacgcaggttctggttcaggctcttgtcatctcacgccttgacgactgcaactccctcctggctggactgcctacatgtgccatctgaCCTCTATAGCTCATCCGGAATGCAGCagcaagttctcccacaatgcaccgctcctccgcctccttcactggctaccagtagctgcccaaatctgcttcaagactctggtgctggcctaccgtgctgtgaatggatcaggcccttccAACATCCAGaacatggtcaaaccatacgcCCCAGcaacttattgtaagtcgctttggataaaagtgtcagctaaaggAAGTGTAATGTACTAATGTGTGActatgtgtcagtgtgtatgtctgtgggTGGTTTGAGGCTGGAGTGACAGCTCCAGCCCGGCCCTTGGCCCCTGGCCCTGCCAACGCTGTGTAACCAGCAGCTGATTTATGGCCCCCGCAGCCCTACTGAGCCTCTTCCTCTTTGGCTCCTGATATTTTCAAAGAGAGCCTAGAGAAAGGcaactctcctctcctcccatctccaCCATTACCTTGTTATGATATTTCATGGCATTTAGTCGACTCTCTTGTGCAATAATTAGTTAGAAGGTAGGGGGTTCAGGACCTTAACCAGGGACACTTCAGTAGGCCACATGAACATGGTAACCCAACCAGGGGCACTTGTGGCCCAGAAGGTCCTTCTGCAGTTGTCATACTAGGACATATTGAAGAATAACCACAAAACTAATAGGTATTATGATTTGACATAAAACATATACCAACACATTAAGTCAGCTGTAACACCTGAACACTTCATGTTGCGATCAACAATGCAAGAAAAGAATAGTTAGCTAAATGTTATAAagagtttaaattaaaattaaagttAGCTAAAAAAGTAATGTGTAcatggttgaaatagttagaTAAAAGGTAATGGGTAAAtggttaaaatagtttttatacaAACTTTTATCTGAACAATATCCACAGAATGCTGGGCTTCCATATAAATTTACTGTGTATTGATAGCGGTCGTAATAGATTTAAAATCATGATGGGTGGTGTTAAATGAGTTCCTCTGACAGGGCTGAGGTTCATCAGACACAATGGTTTGTGAAAGACTGGATTGGAAAACACTACGGTCCTGTACTCTGCTCACCTGCAGGTTGTTCTGTCTGTCCGTCATCCAGGAGCAGATTTTGTTGTCAGAAGAGCCAGATATGCCTCTCAGACACTTGGTGTCAAAGGTCAGGCACATGACGGGCTCAGGGTGGGCTTTGGCTTGGCTCAGCTTGGCCCTCTGGGTTACGTCCCACAGCAACAGGGAACCGTCCTCGTACCCAGCCAGCAGGAGAGGTCCGGGACCCGAGTCTGGCTGGAAGTCAGGGAGGACGataagagaaaggaggagggacAGCAAGATGGGAAGGGAGAACATAAAGAGTTAAGTAAGATGTGAGATGAGAGCTGTGTAGTGAAAAAAACCCACAGAAAGTGTTGCGTGGTGCTGGAAGCTCAGTGGAGCAGAGGTTATCATTCTGGAAGCTCCGGCTGACACTTGGAAAGAGGCTGTGGGCTCCACACGTcagcctgctgctctctctttccAACAGTCCATTACACCACTCTTCACTTTGCTCCTCATCTATATTAGTGAGCCACAGGCCTCGCTGCCGGCACGGATACATACAGTGAAGCAACAAACTGCAAAACATATGAAAAACCATCTTAAAACTTGgacattttaatcatttaaaattaactactgtttgattgttgttattattattattattattattattattattattattattattattattattattattattattatattgtagtCTAGGTTTGCATTGTTTTGGTAcaatttattattgtcattattattattatttacattgtatcttttacattataattattacatttaatcatGTAATCTGTATTTTATCTGAAATATTGCTGCAAcaaatttgtttattttaacaaaaataaataataataataataataataataataataataataataataataatactacacaCAGCATTACGGCTGCAATTGTTCCAATTATTGATTAATCGTGTTGtccataaaatatcagaaatgtcCATCACAAATTCCCACATTGATTCTTGTGTCTCCAAAATCATATAAAAAATCATATAAATTGTAAAAAGCATTGGAGAAGCTGAAAACGGAGAATGGCATTTTACAATTAATTAACAAgcattaattttctgtcaatcgacccAACCCTTATGCGTTCTCACATACTAAAACAAACTCgtgtaaaagaaacacattttagtcTTGCTTCATCCCCATTTCACCCGAGGACTTTACGGATCCAGCCGCAATGTTTACAACTGGCGAAACCATCAGAGTAAATCTTTCAAGTCACATGAAATGAAATGGAGCCAGGTGCACAAACAGGAATTGGACGCAAAATCTAAACCATACAACCTCTGCTAAACGTATATAGAGCAACCTTTGCCAAGCACACAATAaagttatatgtatatttaacagAAAGCCGTGTAACATTGTAGAGGAATGAAAAAGCCGTCGGGAGTCACGACTGTAAATCACTTCTGAAGGAGAACATAAAGGTGAACTGATAAAAACTGGAGGCTTCGTATATCTTTGCATCGCCGCAGGGAAGAAAGGAAACGctgaaggagagaggggagtaataataataaactttatctATAGAGCACTTTAACTATTTAAAACTGTTGAGTGAGTTTGgagtaagtaaaataaaacaatatacaagAATGAAAAGAATAAAGGTTAAGAGAACGCCGTGAATGGGAGAAGTGGAATCAGGCCACAAACACAACGTGttataaagtgtttaaagaGTGAGTAAGAAGGAGGAAGACGTTCCAACACTTCTTCTGTGTACGTATACTGAATGTAGACAGTAGTGCAAGTACCATGCCTGTTGCTACCTccaacacacaccttcacatcCGCCTGCAGTGCTATCAAACTATTTAAACCTTTCCAAGCTTAAAGGACCGACTGCCCTCTGGAACAACACAATACAGTTCAGAAGACCTACAAATACTCAGCACGGATATAGATTGTTGTCCTGACCCGGGCCTTTGCTTTTAAAATACCATCAGTACCAGCAACAGCCCACGTGCCCTGCAGAAGcgaggagggaaagaaatgttttccataTGTGCGAGGGGGCCAtgtctgccatttttgcatccATCTTCAAGTCCTCTTCTCACTTAACGCTCAATATTTCTCTTCTTCCAGCTATAAACAAATTAAAGACAGAGTCGTGTATTCCTTCCAAACACATCAGCGAGGACGAACACTAAGGgattatgaaaacaaataaaaacaagtgaaaaTCAGTGGCCCCTGCTTGCCGGCAGGGCCCGGGCTAAGCGTTCCAGGCTCGGGGCCCACCGTTTCACTTAAGTGTAGGACCTCCTTGATTGATGATGTCATGGGTCGGAGGTCGGGGAACCCTGGGTGGACACCTAATTCATTATATCCTCCGCAAACCTTTCTACAAGAGGGCTCTCTGCTGGAGTGGGGCTGGGGCTCTGGGAGGAGATTCATCACCACAGAGCAGCTGGAAAGACAGATGGATGGAAGCCGCTTGAAGAGGCAACAGAGCAAAGACCCTGGTTTGTCTCCAGAGTGGCAACTAGTTGGGCCTCAACTTGTTATTAGTCATGTGATCCTGTGCCATTTGTTCAAACCTGTATTTATAGATCACATTGAAGTGTAATCTGTGTATTTTAGACTATTACAGGCAACTTCATTCATTCTGTAAACATCGTTGTTATCATTAACGAGGAGGGAACGCAGACCTTCGCCGAGGCTCAAGACACTTTCACCGATACTCTGAACCTCATGCATGGGCTGAAACTAAGGACAATAATCCTTATCGGTTAGTTTGCAGATTATTATTAACTAACACATtcatcatttggtctataaaatgtcagagaaagTCATAAAGCACCATCGCCTCGTGTTCAAACCGTTTCGTCTGACCcacagtccaaaactcaaagatattcaacgTACCGTCACATTTACAAAGACAAGCTGCTTCCACACTTACTGCCTGATCACAGTAAATGGAGGAAGCTATAGAGatagtaaataaatatgaattatgaGATTATAACCTCCGCCAAGGTGGTCATGTTTTAGGTTTGGTTCGTTGGTCCGGTTGTCGGAAGGTTTACAGAAAAACGACTGGTTCACGACACGTGGAAGGGTAACGCACGGGGGGCGGATACAGGCAGTGTTTTCCACTTATGGAGACGATGCAAGAGGAAGCTGCAGACCCAAACCAGCTAGATGTTGTGTATATTCATCATATTGTATATATTCATTGTGAAGGGGTGTGTTTTATTGTACTTCTCGGTTGCCTTTTAAACATCTGGCCATCAACAACAGCTGAATATTAGATATTATTGAATATCAATGAGCGCCGTCTgtcaaataaactaataaaagaaaagaaatctcaATGTAATTAGAGACAAATGTGTGGGTTCTCCTGAGTTTTTGTACATTCCACAACAATCAAACGTCCTTGTGGTCCGTCATGAACAACCAACAGCTTGTTTGCTGCATGACGTGGCCGCCACAGGCCTCAGGCAGGCACCGCTTCAACATAAGGAACCAATCGTTCCCTCCGGTTTTTGTCCCGGTCCACCATGATGTCATGGCCACGAGGCAGCGAGGTGATGAGCTGAGAGTGATGGATATCTGTATAGGAACATTTCCTTTCCCCCGCCAGCCTctgttcacattaaaagccttgCACATCATACATCAATGCTGTCCCCCTGGCCAGAGCCCCGCACACGGCAGACCCACATGTGGAGGTACTTTCTTCCTCCACGCTCGCTGTTTACAGCCAATGAGATTGAGAGAAATCAGAGCTTCAGCGTCACTTTCTACACGCAGCCCAGCACATGAACTAAGGTCTGGGTGGGATTGTGCTGAAGGGAAGCTGAACTAAGGAGAAGATGCAGTTTAACACTGCATTTAATCTTTTTCCATAAACTCCAGCAGAGAGGATTTACAGGCCGACAATAAATCTGTTGGTGAGTCTGGCTTAGAAATAATGGAGGATAATTACTTCTCGTCGCAACGGTgggaaggaaagagggaggatTGGTGAGAGGAGAGATCATTGTCAGTGGCttcttcctggtgtgtgtgtgtgtgtgatggcgaGAGACAGCGTGGCGAGAGAGCAGCACGCTGTCAGCTGTTACCTCCTGCTGTGAGGGCAACATATGAGCATTAACGTGAAAGATGAGCCTTTCCTTCGTATGACTGACGGACAGAACGTGTGGGTACATTTTCCAACCTGCGTGCGTGCAAGGACTCGGGCTGCACGATTATAGGCTAAATGATAATCACggttattttctatatttatttatcctgaTTATTCATTGACTTTagtgacaaaatataaaatatatatatatattttatttcccttcacatttaaataaactgagCACAGCTTTCACTTCCATGTTGTGCTACATCATCAAAATAAGACTGAATTCATCTTCTAACCTGGAACGTTTCTATACGCAAGATTGAAACGTCTACCGTGTTCATTTAATTGTGCAAAGCCAAAATCGTgatcaatattcaatatttgtgCAGCGCTGGATagagggtcacacacacacacacacacacacacacacacacacacacacacacagttctgttcAGACTGCTCACAGTAACAGATGAACGTGCCTCGGCCTTGAAAGGAATCAGCCGGAGATGATTTAGAATCACCTGGGCCCTTCGGCTTTGAAGTCAGACAGCTGCCTGTGCTGTATTACAAtgaaattatataatttataatgatataattgaTCATTATGTTTCCTGGCACTCAACGCTGAACCAGCATTTGTTCATAAATCAGATGATGAAAGGTGGCTGTAAGAGTGAAATCaaagggggaaagaaaaacacaattccAGCATGCACGGCGACTCTCAGCTGTCTGCATGTCTCTATAATTATTCCACAAACACAATTTCACCTTTATGGCTTTTGTAGCTCACCTATTAAGGTAACTCTAATTTGTATTACAGGAACACAGGATTGACTACGAAGAAGACTCGAGCGGTGTTTTGATGTCTGTTGGCTGTAAACTGTACGGCCCATAAAACCTTTTCCAACCATCCACAGTCTTACACCCCACTGCGTAACCCGAAGAGTTAATAATTAACCACGGCAATAATTACAGGGTCTCCTTAATGGCTGGAAAATAAAACTCTTCGACAgcatttacaaaacagaaaGCAAGGTTTTGTTTGGGATCCGATTGGATGTACAGCTGCAGGCTGATATATGGCTGTGAACCCACGGCCCTTCCAAACGCTCTAATTACAGTGTTGGGACTCGCTGCCAGCTGAGAAGAAACGCTTGGAAAAATGGCCCGGGACGAGTTGTTGGGCTGTAAATCACACGCCACGTCTCTCATGTGCATTTTTGTTGACTTTTCTATTATTGTTATGGGCTGATGGCCAATCAGAATAAAGCAGGTAAATATAGAAAAAGCACCTAATCTTTCCTCCTCGTTTTTAAAGCTGAACTCGTTAAACTTGAGATGGAGCTTTTAGATTCACACATTGCTACTACTGGGGTGAAGTTAAAAACAATGCAACACTTCCTGTTGTGTTAAGAGGACTGGCTGATGCTTACCTGCCACAGTGTGATGCACATGACCATCCCCAGCTTAGCGTCTGGCACCAGGGTGCAGACTGCCGTCTTACTGGGCAGCTCAATAATCTTGATCTGCAGAGAACACACGACAAGTACATCTCAAAACCCACTGGAGATAGCCGAGCGgtccacctccacacacacaaactgcagttgtacgtacacacacacacacacacacacacacacacacacacactgcaagcTGTCTGCAAAGTCAGGATTTGTTTGTCTTCTGAATTCATGTAACAAAGCAGCAACCTGAATCCGTCATTGTGGTTCAGGACTTCCGCAGATCAGAGTGCCTCCGACCAGCAGTACAGTACCATCCATCAGAGCAGCGCAGCCGCCCCGCTGTCTATAATAAATCCTGCTAAAGCCCGACCCCGCGACATGAATGGTGTTTTCCTGCACACATTGGCACTGATTCTGATAAAATACACAGCCTAATGAAGCCAATGATAAAGTGCGTGCCTTTGTATGGGTGTACCCACATCACTTCCTCCGTGCTGATGATCCACATATTCATCCTCATTAGGCCTCAGATTAAACAGCCTTTAATGGAACGATCTGTATTTTAGCGCTAGGCCACATCTGTCCTGCATGTTTACCTC from Cottoperca gobio chromosome 9, fCotGob3.1, whole genome shotgun sequence includes:
- the gnb1l gene encoding guanine nucleotide-binding protein subunit beta-like protein 1 — translated: MSRSAPSPIYTLRGAGGPLNCLHFSCHGGDTPLLFSGSGKGAIHMWNLNTRRAEKIVEGHCGSSVVWVGTLQGSETLVSQGRDMQVCLWDLSEGRSEVMDSVCTGSVGFCQCSVLETSPGTRLLAFAGQQTEEIKIIELPSKTAVCTLVPDAKLGMVMCITLWQPDSGPGPLLLAGYEDGSLLLWDVTQRAKLSQAKAHPEPVMCLTFDTKCLRGISGSSDNKICSWMTDRQNNLQLQDCVTLLNPGVSQLCIRGDGKLLASAGWDHRVRIFGWKKLRPLAVLQYHTDLVLSVAFSDHQDPRQRLLAAGSKDQRISLWSIYNEAADTG